One window from the genome of Dyadobacter sp. CECT 9275 encodes:
- a CDS encoding neutral/alkaline non-lysosomal ceramidase N-terminal domain-containing protein has product MFILPTRLVIFLFVLCSAICLNAVPGFAKNRIRAGVARTDITPPLGTPLRGYYVERLASAVHDPLFAKALVIQDGQNTIVLVFLDLIDVPEIAVKKARAEIAAKFKVPYANISVSSTHTHTGPLFNNTYELMVADRISEAVEKAFGNLQEVTIKSGKGTEEHISFQRRYMMKDGTVKFNPGILNPEIVRPMGPIDPEIGILYLERTDQKPLAVLVNFALHLDTAGGTEISADFPMYLQQQIGKAIGEDVLVLFGLGTCGNVNHINVKEASTLNGFARTESIGNTLAADVIKAIPAMKVQRIKKITVKREELKLTIPEYTTAQINAARINAKKVSTHGSSTPEIREAMKILRVHDRQGKPIDAEVQVFGLGDVGIVTLPGEIFVELGLAIKKGSSFPNTFIFTLSNNSTGYIPDAPAYAYGAYEVEVSRVVKGQGERLVESALKMIHEIRK; this is encoded by the coding sequence ATGTTTATACTCCCGACGAGGCTTGTTATCTTCTTATTTGTACTGTGTTCAGCTATTTGTCTGAACGCAGTACCAGGTTTTGCCAAAAATCGGATCCGGGCGGGAGTTGCCAGAACGGACATCACACCTCCACTGGGTACGCCACTCAGAGGTTATTATGTCGAACGACTCGCTTCTGCCGTGCACGACCCTCTTTTTGCCAAAGCACTGGTTATTCAGGACGGCCAAAACACCATCGTATTGGTTTTCCTGGATTTGATAGATGTACCGGAAATCGCTGTAAAAAAGGCAAGAGCAGAAATCGCTGCAAAATTCAAGGTGCCTTATGCTAACATTTCGGTATCTTCCACGCATACCCACACAGGCCCGTTGTTTAACAATACCTATGAATTAATGGTGGCCGACCGGATTTCCGAAGCGGTTGAAAAAGCCTTCGGGAATCTTCAGGAGGTGACCATCAAGTCCGGGAAGGGCACCGAGGAACATATCTCTTTTCAAAGGCGGTACATGATGAAAGACGGTACCGTGAAATTTAACCCGGGTATCCTCAATCCGGAGATCGTACGTCCCATGGGCCCCATCGACCCGGAGATCGGGATACTCTATTTGGAAAGAACAGATCAAAAGCCCTTGGCAGTCCTGGTTAATTTTGCCCTGCATCTGGATACCGCAGGGGGAACTGAGATATCTGCAGACTTTCCGATGTACCTCCAGCAACAGATAGGAAAGGCTATCGGGGAAGATGTACTCGTGCTGTTCGGCCTTGGTACCTGCGGCAATGTCAACCACATCAACGTAAAGGAAGCCAGTACGCTAAATGGATTTGCAAGAACTGAATCCATTGGAAATACCCTGGCAGCGGATGTGATCAAGGCTATTCCAGCCATGAAGGTGCAGCGGATCAAAAAGATAACCGTCAAAAGGGAAGAACTAAAACTGACTATCCCCGAATATACCACGGCTCAGATCAACGCCGCCAGGATAAATGCAAAAAAGGTATCTACACACGGATCTTCCACACCAGAAATCCGCGAGGCAATGAAAATCCTGCGGGTGCATGACCGGCAGGGCAAACCAATTGATGCCGAGGTACAGGTTTTCGGACTGGGGGACGTTGGTATTGTCACGTTGCCCGGAGAAATCTTTGTTGAACTGGGGCTGGCCATAAAAAAAGGCTCTTCCTTTCCCAATACTTTTATTTTTACTTTGTCCAATAACTCTACCGGTTACATACCAGACGCTCCCGCCTATGCCTACGGCGCCTATGAGGTGGAAGTGAGCCGTGTGGTAAAAGGCCAGGGAGAAAGGCTGGTAGAGTCGGCATTGAAAATGATCCATGAGATCAGAAAGTAA
- a CDS encoding Dabb family protein, whose translation MIYHSVFFKLKHPQNSQQESRFLDAARGLSAIPGVQHLEVLKQTSPKNNFDYGLLMEFTDQQVYDNYSDHPDHVLFIEQFWLKDVEDFLEIDYEKIIS comes from the coding sequence ATGATTTACCACTCTGTTTTCTTTAAACTGAAACATCCGCAAAATTCGCAGCAAGAAAGCCGTTTTTTAGACGCGGCTAGAGGACTGTCGGCCATACCTGGCGTTCAGCATCTGGAGGTCCTGAAACAAACCAGCCCCAAAAATAATTTTGACTACGGCTTACTGATGGAATTTACCGACCAGCAGGTTTATGACAACTATTCCGATCATCCGGACCACGTACTGTTCATTGAGCAATTCTGGCTTAAAGACGTAGAAGATTTTCTGGAAATTGATTACGAAAAGATAATATCCTGA
- a CDS encoding YcxB family protein: protein MIQVNFKLTEDELYKSLVDVSKSRMITKILLIVGSILLAIMLYITTINIVKGIFYFSMGFIFPLFLGVYLIFLSEITAKFQVPNLIKKKNPFTERVTVQLDHTECRTKGETFSHRLTWEKFHAIVETDDFFLLKVTDVTANVLPKRAFTPEDILAFKGILASVKGPQLKLKKEAS, encoded by the coding sequence ATGATTCAAGTTAATTTCAAGCTTACCGAAGACGAACTGTATAAAAGCCTCGTGGATGTATCCAAATCGCGGATGATCACAAAAATTTTGCTGATTGTCGGCAGCATCTTACTGGCCATCATGCTGTATATCACCACGATCAACATTGTAAAGGGTATATTTTACTTCAGCATGGGATTTATATTTCCTCTTTTTCTGGGCGTATACCTCATTTTCCTGTCCGAGATCACTGCCAAGTTTCAGGTACCTAATCTGATCAAAAAGAAAAACCCATTCACGGAACGGGTTACCGTCCAGCTGGACCATACGGAATGCCGGACCAAAGGCGAAACCTTCAGCCATAGGCTGACGTGGGAAAAATTTCACGCCATTGTGGAAACGGATGATTTCTTTCTGCTCAAAGTAACCGATGTTACAGCCAATGTACTGCCCAAGCGGGCCTTTACACCGGAAGATATCCTGGCATTTAAAGGTATTCTAGCATCTGTCAAAGGTCCGCAATTAAAGCTTAAAAAGGAGGCATCCTAG